Within Patescibacteria group bacterium, the genomic segment GAAAAACTATAGAAAAATTCGGGCATTTGACGAGTGGCCGCGTGCCTGCTTTTTCTCCGAAAGAAAAGGAAAGAAAATACGAGTCGTAATCAAAGACGCGCGCCTGGAGGACGGAAAATTAGTGATTACGAGAGTACTGCCTGAAGGAAAAAAAGAAATGGATTATACTGATTTTCAGAGAAACCTTTAATCCTCTCTGGTACGTAAAATAAAAATCCCCTAGAGCTTGCTCCGGGGTTGAGGTGCGATTTCATGAGCACCGAAAGACCTTGAGTGATAGTTTTGAGCCTCAGGCGAGAAAACTAGCCACAAGGTGTACAGAACCTGTAAGGTTTAAACCCCTTTACTTCAGAATCACCTTGTTTATCGTGATGGGCTCAAGCGGTCGGTTGGTGGGCGGGCCTGTCGTTTCCACCTTTGCGATGGCATCAACAACTTCTTGCCCGGAAATCACCTTGCCGAAAATAGTGTATTTGGGTGGAAGCGGGTAATCCTGATGCATGATGAAGAATTGACTGCCGTTGGTATCGGAACCGGAGTTTGCCATTGCGAGGATACCGCGCTTGTAACCGGTCTTATAGAGATTGGAGGTTGTATCGATCTCGTCATCAAATTTATATCCCGGTCCGCCTTGCCCCCAGCTCCCTTGCGCTGTGTTGTCTTTGGAAAGCGGATCGCCCCCCTGAATCATAAAATCCTTGATCACGCGATGGAACTTTGTCCCGTTGTAAAATTCACTTTCAGCGAGCTTGACAAAATTTGCGACGGTGAGCGGCGCTTCTTCAGGAAAGAACTCCACCTCAATATCACCGAGATTGGTTACGAGGATCGCCTCGGAATACTCCAGATTATTCGTCGTAATGTTTCCTGCTATCTTTCCCTCTTTATTATTTGCATCGTTCATAAAAAACAGAACTACCGCTACTGCTATTAAAACCAAAACGACAACCACCTGATTGGTTTTCATGGTACTAAAATTATTCCTTAAGTCCCTTTAATAAATCTTTGATCGCCGCCTTCCCTCTCTTGAAGAGCGTTTTCTCTTTGCTCCTTGACGACCGCACTTCGCGAGCCATCTCATCCTTGACCTCATCAATA encodes:
- a CDS encoding peptidylprolyl isomerase, with protein sequence MKTNQVVVVLVLIAVAVVLFFMNDANNKEGKIAGNITTNNLEYSEAILVTNLGDIEVEFFPEEAPLTVANFVKLAESEFYNGTKFHRVIKDFMIQGGDPLSKDNTAQGSWGQGGPGYKFDDEIDTTSNLYKTGYKRGILAMANSGSDTNGSQFFIMHQDYPLPPKYTIFGKVISGQEVVDAIAKVETTGPPTNRPLEPITINKVILK